In Pseudomonas fakonensis, one DNA window encodes the following:
- the nirD gene encoding nitrite reductase small subunit NirD: MNLSNAAVKADINWLEVCAADDLVADSGVVVWHQGQQVALFYLPGQGRELYAVGNRDPRSGANIIGRGLVGSLGGDVVVAAPLYKQHFCLASGRCLEDPQQALPVWPARISDGQVEIARG, translated from the coding sequence CCTGTCCAATGCTGCTGTGAAGGCTGATATCAACTGGCTGGAAGTGTGCGCCGCCGACGACCTGGTCGCCGACTCCGGCGTGGTGGTGTGGCACCAGGGCCAGCAGGTGGCGCTGTTCTACCTGCCAGGCCAGGGCCGCGAGTTGTACGCGGTGGGCAACCGCGACCCGCGCTCGGGCGCCAACATCATCGGCCGCGGGCTGGTGGGTAGCCTGGGTGGCGATGTGGTGGTCGCCGCACCGCTGTACAAGCAGCACTTCTGCCTGGCCAGCGGTCGTTGCCTGGAAGACCCGCAGCAGGCGCTGCCGGTGTGGCCGGCGCGGATCAGCGACGGGCAGGTGGAGATTGCCCGCGGGTAA
- a CDS encoding SMI1/KNR4 family protein, producing the protein MTPEQFLAKVAFVKQRQPAWFMAQDPDCATLQAVHEAEQSLGVKLPAPYVLFATRLNAGYFAFINLFSVAPDSDWNIVARNAEFDLPDDIVAFSDDGTGGYHAFRIDNGCCLEQVVYHDTDTGETLDTGQGFFDFVIEHAFQPEYFGLQLP; encoded by the coding sequence ATGACACCTGAACAATTCCTCGCCAAAGTCGCGTTCGTGAAGCAGCGACAACCTGCCTGGTTCATGGCCCAAGACCCTGACTGCGCAACACTGCAGGCCGTGCATGAAGCCGAGCAGTCACTGGGGGTGAAACTGCCTGCGCCCTACGTGCTGTTTGCGACCCGTCTGAATGCCGGGTATTTCGCCTTCATCAACCTGTTTTCCGTCGCCCCGGACAGCGACTGGAACATCGTGGCCCGCAACGCCGAGTTTGATCTTCCGGATGACATCGTGGCGTTCAGCGACGATGGAACAGGCGGTTACCATGCCTTTCGAATCGACAATGGCTGCTGCCTCGAGCAGGTGGTCTACCACGATACCGATACCGGCGAAACCCTGGACACCGGGCAGGGCTTTTTCGATTTCGTGATCGAGCATGCCTTCCAACCGGAATACTTCGGCCTGCAGTTGCCCTGA
- a CDS encoding SMI1/KNR4 family protein, giving the protein MNAELTGKLQQLFNEHPDLLGKPASDEQIHSAQQTLGITFHPDYVEFIKRFGGSFGGVGIHAFENGSLIGNETVTELTTDFRDCYDTSGLPELHDAFVISGDGSGNPILMNSQGQLYLYLHDEGEVELLAASLEALLTSSFP; this is encoded by the coding sequence ATGAACGCCGAGCTCACAGGGAAACTTCAGCAACTGTTCAACGAACACCCCGACCTGCTGGGAAAGCCCGCCAGCGATGAGCAGATTCACAGCGCGCAGCAAACGCTGGGCATTACCTTTCATCCCGACTACGTCGAATTCATCAAACGCTTCGGCGGTTCGTTTGGCGGTGTTGGAATCCACGCATTCGAAAACGGCAGCCTTATCGGCAATGAAACGGTCACTGAGCTGACGACTGACTTTCGCGATTGTTACGACACCTCCGGCCTGCCGGAGCTGCATGATGCCTTCGTCATATCAGGCGACGGCAGCGGTAACCCGATTCTCATGAACAGCCAGGGGCAGCTTTACCTGTACCTGCACGATGAAGGAGAGGTCGAACTGCTGGCAGCTTCGCTAGAAGCGCTGTTAACGTCCTCGTTTCCCTGA
- a CDS encoding RHS repeat-associated core domain-containing protein has translation MDDSLHAARQGDLILHPPLMAELVSTLTEAVVYAAATAAVAAAIGGAVVAVVGTGGAAAVLTPLIAGALVGAAAMLPGGEDKSIGEQISDFSSWVGNSMFPPEPYGAIETGSVNTHINGIPAARAAGIVTGVSEPEIAAEEPSILENIGSYAMMGASMMLPIIGLAQEIDSIFNPPVTTPKDPGTQPDELDTVKCTKHPTPNFVAQGSDKVFINGHPAARVGDKSTCDGPIGMSFSPNVRIGGGTVTVRDIHDGKSAAAKIIGIVAGMLISRRGKVRPNKAQRPKSRLPGCKGHPVVVSTGGKLLEGPQELDFTLPGLLPIDWSRRYDSTDRQQDSLFGLGWRVRYESFIERIKHPDGGDLWIYVDDEGMRLELGRMEVGTAFVSSLDGLAFFHQDHGITVVENIHSGQYQVFRNDPITPHRSRLVQLGDRNLNRLELLYDDLGRLQYLIDVGARAAVELCYHPHHLRRVAHIQRLYLHPGETFGITHHEVLASYEYTAAGQLSEVRDGNSQVVRRFSYTHEGLMASHTVAGGACFHYEWARFTACHRPVEGLPALLEPQPDHEWRVVRNWSDDGEEYQFNYDLQNGHTQVVDSLGREEHFHWGPLYEILRYTDPHGQCWEEEVVQGQLLASTDPLGSRWTYAYDSLGRLISQKDPLGRQEQITYVEHWALPTRVIDSAGRLWRYSYDRQGNLLQEVDPLGQAVHYQYDPQGRRTQACDHQNKQRKFYWNAHGQLISYIDCSGHKTQYRYDERGNLSEVQDAQGNRTRYQFDIRGQLTEREKPDGRTDRYQVDSNGQLVSHIDPSQQVTQWQYDARGRLQMRTDAMGATLLLSWDAFDRLQRLTNENGEYYAFQWDALDRLTAQRNLEGGGQTYRYDARGNVIQVDRHPSSQAAPLLNSDATEPPAAVQTQRFEHDAAGRLLCKHTDDGISRYRYDSADNLLIVDFEPLQGELQQLTFSYDALDRLTSESCGPGTLAYEYDPSGNLQTLTLPDMRGINHLYYGSGHLHQLNLDGKVICDIERDELHTEVLRTQGQLHTLIHHDSTGRLIRKSICNAESSLAALPLLQKDYQYDASDKLVSEISTTGRRFTPGQPDPAVSFVMDPGAEGGQRIRRYDHGPTERIHGASHRLSGREEQHVEHYGYDPAGNLVDGYQINGRVPRNRLQVYRDKRYRYDRFGRLSEKRSGSRMVQRFEYDAEHRMVSVDQQRGAVRERIEFSYDPLGRRTHKRLYRDGHPHPVSETRFLWQGMRLLQEVQNNKPSLYVYRDSTSYEPVARIDGAPGKEVIYHFHTNLAGAPEQLTDEQGQRVWHSDLKTWGKTHEEWHSDHPNRQQNLRYQGQYLDRETGLHYNTFRYYDPDVGRFTQPDPISLIGGTNLYRYAPTPLTWIDPLGLNLCDIFGKDNPYQTRYDSRHPGQPDPRYSVDTSTFTQGKSTANGGIRNRTEFWQQWQKQYPESLSKSNQYIVNKLGLSPRIDKTWVQHFPEHANYKGDTLIHHHVDFGKHAIPVPAKTHVGSGGIWHTK, from the coding sequence ATGGACGATAGCCTGCACGCCGCCCGCCAGGGCGACCTCATCCTGCACCCGCCGCTGATGGCCGAGCTGGTCAGCACCCTGACCGAAGCGGTGGTCTACGCCGCCGCCACCGCTGCGGTGGCCGCGGCCATTGGCGGCGCGGTGGTGGCCGTGGTCGGCACCGGCGGGGCGGCAGCGGTGCTGACCCCGCTGATTGCCGGCGCGCTGGTCGGCGCCGCAGCCATGCTGCCCGGTGGCGAAGACAAGAGCATCGGCGAGCAAATCTCGGACTTCAGCAGTTGGGTGGGCAATTCGATGTTCCCGCCGGAGCCTTACGGGGCCATCGAAACCGGGTCGGTCAATACCCATATCAACGGCATCCCCGCAGCCCGCGCTGCGGGCATCGTCACCGGCGTCAGCGAACCCGAGATCGCCGCCGAAGAGCCCTCGATACTGGAGAACATCGGCAGCTACGCGATGATGGGCGCCTCGATGATGCTGCCGATCATCGGCCTGGCCCAGGAGATCGACAGCATCTTCAACCCGCCGGTGACCACCCCGAAAGACCCCGGCACCCAGCCCGACGAACTCGACACGGTCAAGTGCACCAAGCACCCGACGCCCAACTTCGTCGCCCAGGGCTCGGACAAGGTGTTCATCAACGGCCACCCGGCTGCGCGCGTGGGGGACAAGAGCACCTGCGACGGGCCGATCGGCATGAGCTTCTCGCCCAACGTGCGCATCGGTGGCGGCACGGTGACCGTGCGGGACATCCACGATGGCAAGAGCGCGGCGGCGAAGATCATTGGCATCGTGGCCGGGATGCTGATTTCTCGGCGCGGGAAAGTCAGGCCGAACAAGGCACAACGCCCCAAGTCCAGACTTCCCGGCTGCAAGGGCCACCCGGTCGTAGTGTCGACAGGCGGCAAGCTGCTCGAAGGGCCGCAAGAGCTGGACTTCACCTTACCAGGCCTGTTGCCTATCGACTGGTCACGCCGTTATGACAGCACGGACCGGCAGCAAGACAGTCTATTCGGGCTCGGATGGCGAGTTAGATATGAATCGTTCATCGAACGTATCAAGCACCCTGACGGGGGAGACTTGTGGATCTATGTGGACGATGAGGGCATGCGCCTGGAGTTGGGGCGGATGGAGGTCGGTACTGCTTTTGTCAGCAGCCTCGATGGCCTGGCGTTCTTCCATCAGGACCATGGTATTACCGTGGTCGAGAATATCCACAGCGGGCAATATCAAGTGTTCCGCAATGATCCGATCACACCTCATCGTTCACGGCTGGTGCAACTGGGTGATCGCAACCTCAATCGTCTGGAACTTTTATATGACGATCTGGGACGCTTGCAATATCTGATCGATGTCGGCGCCAGAGCTGCCGTAGAGCTGTGTTATCACCCCCATCATCTGCGCAGGGTAGCCCACATCCAACGCCTGTACCTGCACCCAGGGGAAACGTTCGGGATCACCCACCATGAAGTACTGGCCAGCTACGAATATACCGCCGCCGGCCAGTTGAGCGAAGTACGCGATGGAAATAGCCAGGTTGTTCGTCGCTTCAGTTATACCCACGAAGGCCTCATGGCCAGCCATACAGTGGCTGGTGGCGCATGTTTCCATTATGAATGGGCTCGGTTTACAGCTTGTCACAGACCTGTCGAAGGACTACCGGCCTTGCTGGAGCCACAGCCCGATCATGAATGGCGAGTCGTTCGGAACTGGAGCGACGATGGCGAGGAATACCAATTTAATTATGATTTGCAAAACGGCCACACCCAAGTTGTCGACAGCCTCGGACGCGAGGAACACTTCCACTGGGGACCGCTGTACGAGATTCTGCGCTACACCGATCCGCACGGCCAATGCTGGGAGGAAGAAGTCGTGCAAGGTCAACTGCTGGCCAGCACCGACCCTCTGGGCTCACGGTGGACCTATGCCTACGACTCGCTCGGGCGCCTGATCAGCCAAAAGGACCCGCTCGGCCGGCAGGAGCAGATAACCTACGTCGAACATTGGGCTCTGCCGACACGAGTTATTGATAGCGCCGGCCGCCTCTGGCGCTATAGCTACGACCGACAGGGAAACCTGCTGCAGGAAGTCGACCCGTTGGGTCAGGCCGTCCATTACCAATACGACCCGCAAGGCCGTCGAACGCAAGCCTGCGATCATCAGAATAAACAACGGAAGTTTTACTGGAATGCCCACGGACAATTGATCAGTTACATCGACTGTTCTGGGCACAAGACACAATACCGCTACGATGAGCGCGGCAATTTGAGCGAGGTCCAGGATGCTCAAGGAAACCGCACACGCTATCAGTTCGACATCCGTGGACAACTGACTGAAAGGGAAAAGCCCGACGGCCGCACGGATCGTTATCAAGTTGACAGCAATGGCCAACTGGTCAGCCATATCGACCCCTCGCAGCAGGTCACACAATGGCAATATGACGCACGCGGTCGGCTGCAGATGCGTACAGATGCCATGGGAGCAACACTGTTGCTGTCCTGGGATGCATTTGATCGTCTACAGCGGCTGACCAATGAAAACGGCGAATACTACGCGTTTCAGTGGGACGCGCTAGATCGCCTGACGGCCCAGCGCAACTTGGAGGGTGGCGGTCAAACTTACCGCTATGACGCACGCGGTAATGTCATCCAGGTTGATCGTCATCCTTCCTCGCAAGCCGCCCCCCTTCTGAATAGCGATGCGACAGAACCACCTGCTGCGGTACAAACCCAACGTTTCGAGCACGATGCGGCTGGCCGGCTACTTTGCAAACACACCGATGACGGGATCAGCCGATACCGCTACGACAGTGCCGACAACCTCCTGATAGTCGATTTCGAGCCATTACAGGGAGAATTGCAGCAACTGACATTCAGCTATGACGCACTGGACAGATTGACCAGTGAGTCCTGTGGCCCCGGTACGCTGGCCTACGAGTACGACCCATCAGGTAACCTGCAGACCCTGACCCTGCCGGACATGCGAGGTATAAATCACCTTTATTACGGCAGCGGGCACTTGCACCAGCTCAACCTGGATGGCAAGGTCATCTGCGATATCGAGCGGGACGAACTGCATACTGAAGTACTGCGTACTCAAGGCCAGTTACATACGCTCATCCACCATGACAGCACCGGCCGCCTGATCCGTAAGTCCATATGCAACGCAGAAAGCTCTCTGGCAGCTTTGCCGTTGCTGCAAAAGGATTACCAATACGACGCCAGTGACAAGCTTGTCAGCGAAATTAGCACCACTGGCCGGCGCTTCACCCCAGGGCAACCCGACCCCGCCGTTTCATTTGTCATGGACCCTGGCGCCGAGGGCGGCCAGCGAATTCGACGTTACGACCATGGCCCAACCGAGCGCATACATGGCGCCAGTCACAGGCTGTCAGGGCGTGAAGAACAACATGTCGAGCACTACGGCTATGACCCAGCGGGAAATCTGGTGGACGGTTACCAGATCAATGGGCGTGTGCCCCGCAATCGTCTTCAGGTCTACCGGGACAAGCGCTACCGCTACGATCGCTTTGGCAGGCTCAGCGAAAAACGCAGTGGCAGCCGAATGGTCCAGCGCTTCGAATACGATGCCGAACACCGCATGGTCAGCGTGGACCAGCAACGAGGGGCAGTGCGTGAGCGAATAGAGTTCAGCTACGACCCGTTGGGCAGGCGCACCCACAAACGCCTCTACCGTGACGGTCACCCACACCCCGTCAGCGAAACACGCTTCCTCTGGCAGGGCATGCGACTGCTGCAGGAAGTACAGAACAACAAACCAAGCCTGTATGTTTATCGGGACAGTACCAGCTACGAGCCGGTGGCTCGGATCGATGGCGCCCCCGGAAAAGAGGTGATCTACCACTTCCATACCAACCTGGCCGGTGCACCGGAACAACTGACAGACGAGCAGGGTCAGCGCGTTTGGCACAGTGACTTGAAAACATGGGGAAAAACCCATGAAGAATGGCACAGCGACCACCCTAATCGTCAGCAGAACCTGCGTTACCAGGGACAGTATCTGGACCGAGAGACGGGGCTGCACTACAACACATTCCGCTACTACGATCCTGACGTTGGTCGATTCACTCAGCCAGATCCGATCAGTCTGATCGGGGGCACCAATCTTTATCGTTACGCGCCGACGCCACTGACCTGGATCGACCCGTTGGGTCTGAACCTGTGCGATATATTCGGCAAGGATAACCCGTACCAGACCCGCTATGATTCAAGGCACCCAGGCCAGCCAGACCCTCGTTACTCGGTCGACACCAGCACTTTCACCCAGGGTAAAAGCACCGCCAATGGTGGTATCCGCAATCGCACCGAATTCTGGCAGCAATGGCAGAAGCAGTACCCTGAGTCGCTTAGCAAGAGCAACCAGTACATCGTCAACAAACTAGGACTTTCCCCCAGAATCGACAAGACCTGGGTACAGCACTTCCCGGAGCACGCCAACTACAAGGGCGATACCCTGATCCATCACCATGTCGACTTCGGTAAACATGCTATCCCCGTCCCCGCCAAGACCCATGTGGGTAGCGGCGGTATCTGGCACACGAAATAG
- a CDS encoding DcrB-related protein — protein sequence MAAYLTHDLTLELGDETPEDTSMNMLAFRERGTSLVIARSPLPAGQTLEDLYQQQLAQLRERLGAVISEPQPTLAGAARDIHGLEVSLQFKRGEVLSYQRQLAYTPPGQARFVAVSYSKQAPLTPTDLAHWEAIKAGLQLN from the coding sequence ATGGCCGCCTACCTCACCCACGACCTGACCCTGGAACTGGGCGATGAAACGCCCGAAGACACCAGCATGAACATGCTCGCCTTTCGCGAGCGCGGCACCAGCCTGGTGATCGCCCGCAGCCCGTTGCCGGCGGGGCAAACCCTCGAAGACCTCTACCAACAGCAACTGGCCCAGTTGCGCGAACGCCTGGGCGCGGTCATCAGCGAACCCCAGCCAACCCTCGCCGGCGCCGCACGCGACATCCACGGGCTGGAAGTCAGCCTGCAGTTCAAGCGTGGCGAGGTGCTCTCGTACCAGCGCCAGCTGGCCTACACCCCGCCCGGGCAGGCGCGCTTCGTGGCAGTGAGCTACAGCAAGCAGGCGCCGCTTACGCCTACCGACCTCGCCCACTGGGAGGCCATCAAGGCCGGCCTGCAACTGAACTGA
- a CDS encoding 2-hydroxyacid dehydrogenase gives MKPEVLQLSPILIPEIRQRLETLFTVHRYYEQSNKEAWLDAHAASIRGVITGGHTGISQALMARLPNLEIITVNGVGTDAIDLAYARDRGIPVCATIGALTEDVADLAIGLLIGVCRGICTGDRFVRAGHWATSPTPLAPLPLARQVSGMRVGIVGMGRVGRAVAQRAAAFGCPIGYTDLQAQDVPYSFEADLVQLAKNSDALILAAAADKGEALVTREILQALGRDGYLINIARGKLVDEPALLAALQAGEIAGAALDVFADEPRAPEALFEREDVVLQPHRASATLQTRTRMGEMVVASLVDVFAGRKPQGLVL, from the coding sequence ATGAAACCCGAAGTCCTGCAACTGAGCCCGATCCTCATCCCAGAAATCCGCCAGCGCCTGGAAACCCTGTTCACCGTCCACCGCTACTACGAACAAAGCAACAAGGAGGCCTGGCTCGACGCCCACGCGGCCAGCATTCGCGGCGTCATCACCGGCGGCCATACCGGCATCAGCCAGGCGCTGATGGCGCGCCTGCCCAACCTTGAAATCATCACCGTCAACGGCGTGGGCACCGATGCGATCGACCTGGCCTACGCTCGCGATCGCGGTATCCCGGTGTGCGCCACCATCGGCGCACTTACCGAAGACGTGGCGGACCTTGCCATCGGCCTGTTGATCGGCGTGTGCCGCGGCATCTGCACGGGCGACCGTTTCGTGCGCGCCGGCCACTGGGCCACCAGCCCTACCCCGCTGGCGCCCTTGCCGCTGGCGCGCCAGGTGTCGGGCATGCGCGTGGGTATCGTCGGCATGGGCCGCGTTGGCCGCGCCGTGGCCCAGCGCGCCGCTGCCTTCGGCTGCCCGATCGGCTACACCGACCTGCAGGCGCAGGATGTGCCCTACAGCTTTGAAGCCGACCTTGTGCAACTGGCCAAGAACAGCGACGCGCTGATCCTCGCCGCCGCCGCCGACAAGGGCGAGGCACTGGTCACCCGCGAGATCCTCCAGGCCCTGGGCCGCGACGGCTACCTGATCAACATCGCCCGCGGCAAGCTGGTGGACGAGCCGGCGCTGCTCGCCGCCCTGCAGGCCGGCGAGATCGCCGGCGCCGCGCTGGATGTGTTCGCCGACGAACCGCGCGCCCCCGAAGCGCTGTTCGAGCGTGAAGACGTGGTGCTGCAACCGCACCGCGCCAGCGCCACGCTGCAAACCCGCACGCGCATGGGCGAAATGGTAGTGGCCAGCCTGGTGGACGTATTCGCCGGGCGCAAACCCCAGGGCCTGGTGCTGTAA
- a CDS encoding SDR family oxidoreductase codes for MSQTQNKKVALVTGAGSGIGRAVALALLEDGFSLVLAGRRTEPLEALAAQARAAGREAMAVPTDVRDEHSVAALFAAIEEVHGRLDLIFNNAGINAPAVPIDELPLENWRNVVATNIDGVFLCARAAFGLMRRQQPQGGRIINNGSISAHTPRPFTGPYTASKHAVLGLTKALALDGRPYSIVCSQVDIGNALTELSERMTRGVRQANGDIAPEPMVDVRHVADAVRYIAALPLEANVLNMTVMASNMPFVGRG; via the coding sequence ATGTCGCAAACCCAGAACAAAAAAGTTGCCTTGGTCACCGGCGCCGGCAGCGGCATCGGCCGCGCCGTGGCCCTGGCCCTGCTCGAGGACGGCTTCAGCCTGGTACTCGCCGGGCGCCGCACCGAACCGCTCGAAGCCCTGGCTGCCCAGGCCCGCGCCGCCGGCCGCGAGGCCATGGCCGTGCCCACCGACGTGCGTGACGAGCACAGCGTCGCGGCGCTGTTCGCCGCCATCGAGGAGGTGCACGGGCGCCTTGACCTGATTTTCAACAACGCCGGTATCAACGCCCCGGCGGTACCCATCGACGAACTGCCGCTGGAGAACTGGCGCAACGTGGTGGCGACCAACATCGACGGCGTATTCCTGTGTGCCCGCGCCGCCTTCGGCCTGATGCGCCGCCAGCAGCCCCAGGGCGGGCGGATCATCAACAACGGCTCGATCTCGGCGCACACCCCGCGCCCGTTCACCGGCCCCTACACCGCCAGCAAGCACGCGGTGCTGGGCCTGACCAAGGCCCTGGCGCTGGACGGGCGCCCGTACAGCATCGTCTGCAGCCAGGTGGACATCGGCAACGCCCTGACCGAGCTGTCCGAACGCATGACCCGCGGCGTGCGCCAGGCCAACGGCGACATTGCCCCCGAACCGATGGTGGATGTACGCCACGTGGCCGACGCGGTGCGCTACATCGCAGCGCTGCCGCTGGAGGCGAACGTGCTGAACATGACCGTGATGGCCAGCAACATGCCGTTTGTGGGGCGTGGCTGA
- a CDS encoding fumarylacetoacetate hydrolase family protein yields the protein MTYLFSPPAIVSLPIQGSDARFPVGRVFCLGRNYPWPQATDPAPSEPVFFMKPACNVVEASGELPYAPATEEFCHEIELVVAIGKGGANIAPANALEHVYGYAAGLDLTRRDRQRQAKQQGLPWEGAKVFEAAAPMTAIVQASWPLDAELWLKVNGQERQRAHLSQQTWPLDEVIARLSRLLPLRPGDLIMTGSPPGVAPLEPGDVIHAGIDGIAELTLQVGPRPASQAA from the coding sequence ATGACGTACCTGTTCAGCCCACCGGCCATCGTCAGCCTGCCGATCCAGGGCAGCGACGCGCGCTTCCCCGTCGGCCGGGTGTTCTGCCTGGGCCGCAATTACCCCTGGCCGCAGGCCACCGACCCAGCCCCCAGCGAGCCGGTGTTCTTCATGAAGCCCGCCTGCAACGTGGTCGAAGCCAGCGGCGAGCTACCCTACGCCCCGGCCACCGAAGAGTTCTGCCACGAAATCGAACTGGTGGTAGCCATCGGCAAGGGCGGCGCCAACATCGCCCCGGCCAATGCCCTGGAGCATGTGTACGGCTACGCCGCCGGCCTGGACCTGACCCGCCGCGACCGTCAGCGCCAGGCCAAGCAGCAGGGCCTGCCCTGGGAAGGCGCCAAGGTGTTCGAGGCCGCCGCGCCGATGACCGCCATCGTTCAGGCCAGCTGGCCGCTGGACGCCGAGCTGTGGCTCAAGGTCAACGGCCAGGAGCGCCAGCGCGCGCACCTGTCGCAGCAAACCTGGCCGCTGGATGAGGTCATCGCCCGCCTGTCACGCCTGCTGCCGCTGCGCCCGGGCGACCTGATCATGACCGGCAGCCCACCCGGCGTGGCGCCACTGGAACCCGGCGACGTGATCCACGCCGGCATCGACGGCATCGCCGAACTGACCCTGCAGGTGGGCCCGCGCCCCGCCTCCCAAGCCGCCTGA